In Microbacterium maritypicum, the following are encoded in one genomic region:
- the mutM gene encoding bifunctional DNA-formamidopyrimidine glycosylase/DNA-(apurinic or apyrimidinic site) lyase, giving the protein MPELPEVEVVRAGLEPAAVGSVITSVSVFDERALTRHVAGAADFVGRLEGRTFTAASRRGKFLWLPLDDEDSALIAHLGMSGQMLLRTPNADAERHERIRIGIEHPLHGELAIVFADQRTFGSLAVDALLDDDGSRIPTQVSHIARDPLDPSFDDRAFRVALARRGSAIKRVLLDQGVVSGIGNIYADESLWAARIHPETPADHLSTQAVRRLLVEVRLVLAKALAEGGTSFDAQYVNVNGQAGYFAHSLNAYGRQGKPCPRCGTAIVRESFMNRGSHFCPSCQRRR; this is encoded by the coding sequence ATCGGTGAGCGTGTTCGACGAGCGTGCGCTCACGCGGCATGTCGCCGGGGCCGCGGATTTCGTCGGCAGGCTCGAAGGCCGAACCTTCACTGCCGCATCCCGCCGGGGCAAGTTCCTCTGGCTCCCTCTCGACGACGAGGATTCCGCCCTGATCGCGCACCTCGGTATGAGTGGTCAGATGCTGCTGCGGACGCCGAATGCCGACGCGGAACGTCATGAACGGATCCGCATCGGCATCGAGCATCCCCTGCACGGCGAGCTCGCGATCGTGTTCGCGGATCAGCGGACGTTCGGCTCGCTCGCCGTCGATGCGCTGCTCGATGACGACGGATCGCGGATCCCCACGCAGGTCTCGCACATCGCGCGCGATCCTCTCGATCCCTCCTTCGATGATCGCGCCTTCCGTGTCGCGCTCGCACGGCGGGGAAGCGCGATCAAGCGTGTTCTCCTCGACCAGGGCGTCGTGAGCGGGATCGGCAACATCTACGCTGATGAGTCTCTCTGGGCTGCGCGCATCCATCCGGAGACACCTGCCGACCACCTGTCCACGCAGGCTGTGCGCCGACTGCTGGTGGAAGTGCGGCTCGTGCTCGCGAAGGCCCTGGCGGAGGGCGGAACGAGCTTCGACGCGCAGTACGTCAACGTCAACGGTCAGGCGGGCTACTTCGCCCACTCTCTCAACGCATACGGCCGGCAGGGCAAGCCGTGTCCGCGCTGCGGAACGGCGATCGTACGGGAGAGCTTCATGAACAGGGGCTCGCACTTCTGCCCGTCCTGCCAGCGACGCCGCTGA